A DNA window from Flavisolibacter ginsenosidimutans contains the following coding sequences:
- a CDS encoding EamA family transporter, which yields MWWIYALLSAFFAALTAIFAKVGIKGVDSDLATAIRTVVILVVAWAIAFFRGGTATIGTLTKHNLLFLCLSGLATGLSWVFYFKALQLGKVSQVAPVDKLSVALAILLSVLFLGEVLTWKTAAGAGLIIAGTLVLIL from the coding sequence ATGTGGTGGATATATGCTTTGCTCTCGGCTTTCTTCGCGGCGCTTACGGCCATCTTTGCCAAAGTAGGAATAAAAGGCGTGGACAGTGACCTTGCAACCGCTATTCGCACCGTGGTTATTCTCGTCGTTGCCTGGGCCATTGCTTTCTTTCGTGGCGGCACGGCCACAATCGGTACGCTTACCAAACACAACCTGCTCTTTCTTTGTCTTTCCGGCTTGGCCACGGGCTTGTCGTGGGTGTTTTATTTTAAAGCATTGCAATTGGGAAAAGTATCGCAGGTAGCGCCGGTTGATAAATTAAGCGTGGCCCTCGCTATTTTGTTATCGGTGTTGTTCCTGGGCGAAGTGCTTACCTGGAAAACCGCTGCCGGCGCGGGTTTGATCATTGCGGGCACGCTGGTTTTAATTCTGTAA
- a CDS encoding response regulator transcription factor, which yields MKILVVEDEKELSQSICDYLSGEQFMCEQAFDYRTALEKISLYDYACVILDITLPGGSGLDLLKDLKKDDKIDGVIIVSAKNAVDDKVNGLKAGADDYLTKPFHLMELGARVDAIIRRKAFDGKNILRFDALQLDLNQKELTVKDKKIELTKKEYELLLYFISNKNKVIAKNAIAIHLWGDNFDIADNYDFIYTHIKNLRKKLLQGGAADYIKSVYGMGYKFSLPA from the coding sequence ATGAAAATACTGGTGGTCGAAGACGAAAAGGAATTGTCACAAAGCATTTGCGATTATCTCTCCGGCGAGCAGTTCATGTGCGAACAGGCTTTTGATTACCGCACGGCATTGGAGAAAATTTCCTTGTATGATTATGCCTGCGTTATTCTCGACATTACCTTGCCCGGCGGTAGCGGATTGGATCTTTTAAAAGATTTGAAAAAAGACGACAAGATTGACGGCGTCATTATCGTTTCGGCAAAGAACGCCGTCGATGATAAGGTGAATGGACTGAAAGCAGGCGCCGATGATTATTTAACCAAGCCTTTTCACCTGATGGAACTCGGCGCAAGAGTGGATGCCATCATTCGGCGCAAAGCCTTTGACGGCAAAAATATCCTTCGCTTTGATGCGCTTCAATTGGACCTTAATCAAAAAGAACTGACGGTGAAAGACAAAAAGATTGAACTCACAAAAAAAGAATACGAATTGCTGCTTTATTTCATCAGCAACAAGAACAAGGTAATTGCAAAGAACGCGATCGCCATTCATCTCTGGGGCGACAACTTCGACATTGCCGATAACTATGATTTCATTTACACGCACATCAAAAACCTGCGCAAAAAATTATTGCAAGGCGGAGCGGCTGATTACATCAAATCGGTGTACGGCATGGGCTACAAATTCAGCTTGCCTGCATGA
- a CDS encoding sensor histidine kinase: MKLFTRYNRINLVANIAVFLVASVAFYFSIRYVLVHQIDEDLQIEEDEITAFVHEHNRLPESFSVSDQVIYFIPVSQPVQRRFSTVTMTDKEDRKKEDYRRLVFGISTTGQNHQAVVSKSLEGTRGLLRSILRVSIVTILVILLVAAVLNRVLLKRLWQPFYASLKAVQNFRPSKNHSLLFPSTNIDEFNAMNETLEAITKRSRLEYLSLKTFSENASHEIQTPIAIVRSKLDLLIQDEALTESQSKTLQSAYNAVEKLSRLNGSLLLLAKIENRQFEDVQRINLKEKLQEKLEDFQELWQDKNIAVQTDLQTAVVNMNTELADILLNNLLSNAVNHNYSGGRIWIALSNDYLRIGNTSTEAKLDEEKLFQRFYKPSAGSTNNGLGLSLIQQIAEASGFRVQYRFQNEQHEFEIRFHPATK; the protein is encoded by the coding sequence ATGAAGCTTTTTACACGATACAACCGCATCAACCTCGTAGCCAACATTGCCGTTTTTCTGGTGGCCAGCGTTGCTTTTTATTTTTCCATCCGTTACGTGTTGGTTCATCAAATAGACGAAGACCTCCAAATTGAAGAAGACGAAATCACGGCTTTTGTTCACGAACACAATCGCCTGCCCGAAAGCTTTTCGGTCTCGGACCAGGTGATTTATTTTATACCCGTTTCGCAACCGGTTCAACGCAGGTTTTCAACGGTTACAATGACCGACAAAGAAGACCGTAAAAAAGAAGATTACCGCCGTTTGGTTTTCGGCATCAGCACAACCGGACAAAACCATCAGGCTGTTGTATCAAAATCGCTGGAAGGCACACGCGGTTTGCTGCGCTCCATTTTGCGGGTATCCATCGTTACCATTTTGGTCATTCTTCTTGTCGCCGCCGTTCTCAACCGGGTGTTGTTAAAACGACTCTGGCAACCCTTTTACGCTTCACTGAAAGCGGTGCAAAATTTTCGTCCCAGCAAAAACCATTCGCTCCTGTTTCCTTCTACCAACATTGATGAATTCAACGCCATGAACGAAACACTTGAGGCCATTACCAAACGCTCGAGGCTTGAATATCTCTCGCTAAAAACGTTCAGTGAAAACGCTTCGCACGAAATTCAAACGCCCATCGCCATCGTTCGTTCCAAACTGGATTTGCTGATACAAGACGAAGCCCTTACCGAGAGCCAAAGCAAAACGCTGCAAAGCGCTTACAATGCGGTAGAAAAATTGAGCCGGTTAAACGGTTCGCTTCTTCTCTTAGCCAAAATTGAGAACCGGCAATTTGAAGACGTACAGCGCATCAACCTGAAAGAAAAGTTGCAGGAAAAGTTGGAAGACTTTCAGGAATTGTGGCAGGACAAAAACATCGCCGTGCAAACAGATTTGCAGACGGCGGTTGTGAACATGAACACCGAATTGGCCGACATTCTGCTCAACAATTTGTTGAGCAATGCCGTCAATCACAATTACAGCGGCGGACGCATTTGGATTGCTTTATCGAACGATTATTTGCGCATCGGCAACACAAGCACCGAAGCGAAACTGGACGAGGAGAAATTGTTTCAACGCTTTTACAAACCATCGGCTGGAAGCACCAACAACGGACTTGGGCTTTCTTTGATTCAACAGATTGCGGAGGCCTCCGGTTTTCGCGTGCAATACCGCTTTCAAAACGAACAACACGAGTTTGAAATTCGTTTTCACCCCGCAACAAAATGA
- a CDS encoding COG4705 family protein has product METNRTKTESNALNKVAKITLIFWVLKIFATTLGEVLGDFFSMTLNLGYVVGLAITLLFFLIVLFLQLRQKIYIAPVYWLVIIGTTTVGTEISDLMDRTLGLGYALGSAILFSVLLLVLFLWNRREGQIKVYPITQRRVELYYWAAILVSNSLGTAFGDFLSDNLGLSYLTGAAITAGIIVLVVLLHYFTKLNEILLFWIAFIFTRPFGATFGDFLTKPIEKGGLNFSRGLAALVTAVLMAVLMYFSQRSTNNKKVSYA; this is encoded by the coding sequence ATGGAGACAAACCGCACGAAAACAGAAAGCAACGCCTTAAACAAAGTTGCAAAGATTACCTTGATCTTTTGGGTGTTGAAAATTTTTGCCACAACGCTTGGCGAAGTCCTTGGTGATTTCTTTTCCATGACGTTGAACCTTGGCTACGTTGTTGGCCTTGCCATTACCTTGCTTTTCTTTTTGATCGTTCTCTTTCTACAACTTCGCCAAAAGATATACATAGCCCCCGTTTACTGGCTTGTGATCATCGGCACCACCACGGTAGGCACCGAAATTTCCGACCTCATGGACCGCACACTTGGCTTGGGCTATGCCCTCGGGTCCGCCATTCTCTTTTCTGTTTTATTACTGGTGCTTTTTCTCTGGAACCGCAGGGAAGGACAGATCAAAGTTTATCCCATCACGCAGCGCCGTGTAGAACTTTATTATTGGGCGGCCATTCTTGTTTCCAATAGCTTGGGCACGGCCTTCGGCGATTTTTTAAGCGATAATCTCGGGCTAAGTTATCTGACCGGCGCAGCCATTACAGCGGGCATCATTGTACTGGTTGTACTGCTGCATTACTTCACCAAGCTGAACGAGATTTTGCTCTTTTGGATCGCGTTTATATTCACACGGCCTTTTGGCGCTACGTTCGGTGATTTTCTTACGAAACCAATTGAAAAAGGCGGACTGAATTTTAGCCGCGGCCTTGCGGCTTTGGTAACCGCTGTGCTGATGGCCGTGCTCATGTATTTTTCGCAGCGAAGCACCAATAACAAAAAGGTTTCGTACGCCTGA
- a CDS encoding YncE family protein, protein MKKIILFFGTAICLQANAQTGYKVVKTFHIQSPGGWDYISVNNGKVYASHGTQVNILDEATGDSAGFVPNTAGVHGIAFDNELNRGYTSNGRSNNVTVFDLKTLQLVTQIATGEGPDAIMFEPHTQTVITCNGRAKNLSVIDPKTNAVVATIDVGGRPEEAASDGKGKLFVNLEDKSEIAVVDLKTHSVLNHWKLTPGEGPTGLAYDAASNRLFAGCDKLLVVMNATDGAIVDKIKIGDGCDGVAFDAKQKLIFTSNGEGTLSVIKEASANQFTLLGNYPTKRGARTIALDQANGNIFLPTADFDTAQTSNGRPRMIPGTFQVLVVQASK, encoded by the coding sequence ATGAAAAAAATCATTCTGTTTTTTGGTACCGCCATCTGCTTGCAGGCCAACGCACAAACTGGTTACAAAGTTGTAAAGACCTTTCACATTCAAAGCCCCGGCGGCTGGGATTACATTTCGGTAAACAACGGAAAGGTTTACGCTTCGCACGGCACACAGGTAAATATTTTGGATGAAGCAACAGGTGATTCAGCGGGGTTTGTTCCCAACACTGCCGGCGTACACGGCATTGCGTTTGATAACGAATTGAACAGGGGCTATACCAGCAACGGGCGAAGCAACAACGTAACGGTGTTTGATTTAAAAACGTTACAACTCGTTACACAAATAGCCACCGGCGAAGGACCCGATGCCATCATGTTTGAACCGCATACGCAAACCGTCATTACCTGCAACGGCCGCGCCAAAAATCTTTCGGTAATTGATCCGAAAACAAATGCGGTGGTGGCAACGATTGATGTGGGCGGGAGACCTGAAGAAGCAGCATCCGATGGCAAAGGGAAACTCTTCGTAAACCTCGAAGACAAAAGCGAAATCGCCGTAGTGGATTTAAAAACGCATTCGGTTCTCAATCATTGGAAATTGACGCCCGGCGAAGGTCCAACGGGGCTTGCTTACGACGCAGCATCGAACCGCTTGTTTGCGGGCTGCGATAAATTGTTGGTGGTGATGAATGCCACTGACGGAGCCATTGTTGACAAAATAAAAATTGGCGACGGCTGCGACGGCGTAGCCTTTGACGCAAAACAAAAACTGATATTTACATCAAACGGTGAAGGCACGTTAAGTGTGATTAAAGAAGCCTCGGCAAACCAGTTTACGCTCTTGGGAAATTATCCAACAAAAAGAGGTGCAAGAACCATCGCCCTTGATCAAGCCAACGGAAATATTTTTCTGCCCACGGCTGATTTTGATACAGCGCAAACAAGCAACGGAAGGCCGCGAATGATTCCGGGAACGTTTCAAGTATTGGTTGTTCAGGCTTCTAAATAA
- a CDS encoding efflux RND transporter permease subunit, producing MRNFFITYKNPLSVLIALIIMGGVYVYTKLQTSLFPEITFPKIKVIADAGLQPVNKMMVTVTQPLENAIKQVPDLADVRSTTSRGSCEISAFMNWDANVDLSQQRIESRIAQIRNSLPPDVNITVEKMNPSILPVIGYTLETNSQSRTPVDMKQLALYTVKPFLSQVPGVAEVRIIGGKQKEYWLTLDAQKMSTLGITPDKLSTALSQTNFIQANGYLSDYRQLYLTVTDATVHSLEDLQNLVVSNDGRRIVQLKDIADAKINEGVEYTKINANGRAGILVAIVKQPNANLISLSEAVTKKLEELKRILPSGVSIRPYYVQADFVHDSVRSVTDSLWIGLVLAIVVAIIFLRSLKASATILITIPVTICLTLIAIYAVGYTLNIMTLGAIAAAIGLIIDDAIVVVEQIHRSHEEHPDEPSTVVVQKAIHYLFPAMIGSSLSTIVIFIPFEIMSGVAGEYFKVMTNTMIITLICSFFVTWICLPVIYLLLTREKPDSTKAKKEEKPHEVKKQKWVAFFIHKPYVSFVIVAALAVSIWLVLPLLKTGFLPEMDEGSIVLDYNSPPGTSLEETDRILHHVETIINKVPEVQAYSRRTGTQMGFFITEPNRGDYLIQLKKNRKRSTEDVIADLRKQISSSQPALTIDFGQVINDMLGDLMESVQPIEIKIYGDNVARLQAYSQQVSDIVSKVEGTADMFNGIVISGPSVTILPNYAALAQYGLTPQALQTQVQLGLQGTQVGTILEKQQLSTVRIVYPGTSAQSVEGIKHLQIFTPSGRLMPITSLASVEVNPGDAEIQRENLQAMGVVTGRLENRDLGSTMKEIQRNVSTRVVLPQGYHIEYGGAYAQQQQSFHELLLILITSSLLVFGVILFLFKDFFVAILILLLAVLGISGSYLALFLTNTPLNVGSYTGLIMIVGIIGENAIFTFLQFRDTLQQSGSVDDSVVFAISTRLRPKLMTALGAIIALMPLALGIGTGAELHQPLAISVIGGFLTALPLLLIVLPSMLRIIYRRRKIEANR from the coding sequence ATGAGAAACTTTTTTATCACGTACAAAAATCCGCTCTCGGTACTCATTGCGCTCATCATCATGGGCGGCGTGTACGTGTACACCAAATTGCAAACTTCTCTTTTCCCCGAGATCACTTTTCCTAAAATAAAAGTCATTGCCGATGCGGGCTTGCAACCCGTGAACAAGATGATGGTTACGGTTACGCAGCCGCTGGAAAACGCAATCAAGCAAGTGCCCGATTTAGCGGACGTGCGCAGCACCACAAGCCGCGGCAGCTGCGAAATTTCGGCCTTCATGAACTGGGACGCAAACGTTGACCTGAGCCAGCAACGCATTGAAAGCCGCATTGCGCAAATCCGCAACAGCCTTCCGCCCGACGTAAACATTACGGTGGAAAAAATGAATCCGTCCATCCTTCCGGTGATTGGTTATACGCTGGAGACAAATAGCCAAAGCCGCACGCCGGTTGACATGAAGCAGTTGGCGCTTTACACCGTCAAGCCCTTTCTTTCACAAGTGCCGGGTGTGGCCGAAGTGCGCATCATTGGCGGCAAGCAAAAAGAATACTGGCTCACGCTGGATGCGCAGAAAATGAGTACGCTGGGCATCACGCCGGATAAATTGTCAACCGCACTCTCGCAAACAAATTTCATCCAGGCCAATGGGTATTTGTCCGATTACCGGCAATTGTATTTAACCGTTACCGACGCCACCGTTCATTCACTGGAAGACTTGCAAAACCTGGTTGTTTCAAACGACGGCCGGCGCATTGTGCAGCTAAAAGACATTGCCGATGCGAAAATCAACGAAGGCGTTGAATACACGAAAATCAACGCCAACGGAAGGGCGGGCATTCTGGTGGCAATTGTAAAGCAACCGAACGCTAATCTTATTTCCTTGTCCGAGGCGGTGACAAAAAAGCTGGAAGAACTGAAGCGCATTCTTCCAAGCGGCGTTAGCATCAGGCCGTATTACGTGCAAGCCGATTTTGTGCACGATTCCGTTAGAAGTGTAACGGACAGTTTGTGGATTGGTTTGGTGTTGGCCATTGTTGTTGCCATTATTTTTCTTCGTTCGTTAAAAGCCAGTGCCACCATTCTAATCACCATTCCGGTTACAATTTGTTTAACGCTTATCGCAATTTATGCCGTAGGCTATACGCTCAACATCATGACGCTTGGCGCCATCGCTGCCGCCATTGGTTTGATCATTGACGACGCCATCGTGGTGGTAGAGCAAATTCACCGTTCGCACGAAGAACATCCCGATGAGCCGTCAACGGTTGTGGTGCAAAAAGCCATTCATTATTTGTTTCCGGCCATGATCGGCTCTTCGCTCAGTACCATTGTTATTTTTATTCCGTTTGAAATCATGAGCGGTGTGGCGGGAGAATATTTTAAGGTAATGACCAACACCATGATCATTACCTTGATCTGTTCGTTTTTTGTAACGTGGATTTGCCTGCCGGTGATTTATCTTTTGCTGACAAGAGAAAAGCCGGATTCAACAAAAGCAAAAAAAGAAGAGAAACCGCATGAGGTGAAGAAGCAGAAATGGGTTGCCTTCTTTATTCACAAACCGTATGTGAGTTTTGTAATTGTAGCAGCGTTGGCGGTTTCCATTTGGCTTGTGCTTCCGTTGTTGAAAACGGGTTTTTTGCCGGAGATGGACGAAGGCAGCATTGTGCTTGATTACAATTCGCCGCCGGGCACGTCGCTTGAAGAAACAGACCGCATCTTACATCACGTTGAAACCATCATCAACAAAGTTCCCGAAGTGCAGGCTTATTCGCGTCGCACCGGAACGCAGATGGGTTTTTTTATTACCGAACCCAATCGCGGCGATTACCTGATTCAACTAAAAAAGAACCGCAAGCGTTCCACCGAAGACGTGATTGCCGACCTGCGCAAACAAATTTCCAGTAGCCAACCGGCGCTTACCATTGACTTTGGCCAGGTGATCAACGACATGCTGGGCGATTTGATGGAATCGGTGCAACCCATCGAAATAAAAATTTACGGCGACAACGTTGCACGCTTACAAGCGTATTCGCAACAAGTAAGCGACATTGTTTCAAAGGTTGAAGGAACGGCTGATATGTTCAACGGTATCGTTATCTCTGGTCCTTCTGTTACCATTTTGCCCAACTATGCGGCATTGGCACAATACGGCTTAACGCCACAGGCCCTGCAAACGCAGGTGCAGCTTGGCTTGCAGGGCACGCAGGTGGGAACTATTTTGGAAAAGCAACAACTTTCCACGGTGCGCATCGTTTATCCCGGCACATCGGCACAAAGCGTGGAAGGGATAAAGCACCTGCAAATTTTTACGCCGTCCGGACGGTTGATGCCAATAACTTCTTTGGCTTCGGTGGAAGTCAACCCGGGCGATGCAGAAATACAACGCGAAAACCTGCAGGCGATGGGCGTTGTTACAGGACGTTTGGAGAACCGTGATCTTGGCAGTACGATGAAAGAGATTCAACGCAACGTTTCCACGCGGGTTGTGTTGCCGCAAGGCTATCACATCGAGTACGGCGGCGCTTACGCACAGCAGCAACAATCCTTTCACGAGTTGTTGCTCATCTTGATTACATCAAGCCTGTTGGTATTCGGCGTAATCCTGTTTTTGTTCAAAGATTTCTTTGTTGCAATATTGATTTTATTGCTTGCCGTGTTGGGCATTTCGGGAAGTTACCTTGCATTGTTTTTAACCAACACACCGTTAAACGTTGGCAGTTACACTGGCTTAATTATGATCGTGGGCATCATTGGTGAGAATGCCATCTTTACGTTTTTGCAATTCAGGGATACGTTGCAACAAAGCGGCAGCGTTGATGATTCGGTTGTTTTTGCCATCTCTACCCGCTTGCGTCCAAAACTGATGACGGCTCTCGGCGCTATCATTGCGTTGATGCCGTTGGCATTGGGGATCGGAACCGGTGCGGAATTACACCAGCCGCTTGCCATATCGGTCATTGGCGGTTTCCTTACAGCACTTCCGCTTTTGCTCATTGTGTTGCCATCGATGCTGCGCATCATTTACAGAAGAAGAAAGATTGAAGCGAACAGGTAA
- a CDS encoding efflux RND transporter periplasmic adaptor subunit, which translates to MQRMHVFSFFLLLFAFACKHKEKAAEEETVAPDEVRTPVTVTNIETASLNDSVELNATSSYQQSNFIKASANGYLRSVNVKLGQMVHAGQTAFTLQTKEAHALGNTINNLDPSFHFSGIININAAASGYIQSLNHQVGDYVQDGEQLAVLADAKSFGFILNLPYELRPYVNPGKTLQIDLPDGSHVNGVVANILPNVDSVSQTQNVLIRVASSKTIPQNLIAKVRIVKSQRSNASSLPKGAVLTDESQANFWVMKMIDSVTAVKVPVMKGLETKDRVEILRPQFAATDKILLTGNYGLSDTAKVKIMKGEE; encoded by the coding sequence ATGCAAAGAATGCACGTCTTTTCTTTTTTTCTTTTGCTGTTTGCTTTTGCCTGCAAGCACAAAGAGAAAGCCGCAGAGGAAGAAACGGTTGCGCCTGATGAAGTGCGAACGCCTGTGACGGTAACAAACATTGAAACGGCTTCGCTGAACGATTCCGTTGAACTGAACGCAACGTCTTCTTATCAACAAAGCAATTTCATCAAAGCATCCGCTAACGGTTATTTGCGTTCGGTAAACGTAAAGCTTGGGCAGATGGTGCACGCAGGTCAAACCGCTTTCACGCTGCAAACAAAAGAAGCGCATGCATTGGGCAACACCATTAACAACCTCGATCCTTCGTTTCATTTTTCAGGCATCATCAACATCAATGCGGCGGCCAGCGGTTACATTCAAAGCCTCAACCACCAGGTGGGCGATTACGTGCAGGACGGTGAACAACTCGCGGTATTGGCCGATGCAAAAAGCTTCGGCTTTATTCTCAATCTCCCGTACGAATTGCGGCCTTATGTGAACCCTGGCAAAACGCTGCAAATTGATTTGCCCGACGGTTCGCATGTAAACGGCGTTGTTGCCAACATTCTTCCGAACGTTGATTCGGTTTCGCAAACGCAGAACGTGTTGATAAGAGTGGCTTCATCGAAAACAATTCCGCAAAATCTCATTGCCAAAGTGCGCATTGTAAAATCACAACGGTCCAACGCAAGTTCTCTTCCAAAAGGTGCCGTGCTCACCGATGAATCGCAAGCAAATTTTTGGGTGATGAAAATGATTGATTCGGTAACGGCCGTGAAAGTGCCCGTCATGAAAGGCCTCGAGACAAAAGACCGCGTGGAAATTCTTCGTCCGCAGTTTGCGGCAACGGATAAAATTCTGCTTACCGGCAATTACGGCCTGTCCGATACGGCCAAGGTAAAAATCATGAAAGGAGAGGAATGA
- a CDS encoding TolC family protein produces MKYLVSVVLLLNTLLCAAQIRTLDFFLQQAAQNSPVLKDYQNQILISRIDSQLLRSSLRTQVNFLSTNSIAPNIKGWGYDPAITNYANVSAIFQANRNFITANNLAAQLRTLDLQRRALLDTIQLSQRDLVRTITDQYITAYGDGLAAAFTKEVFDLMKGEEVMLKKLAEQSVFKQTDYLNFYVTMQQQELAYLQAQNQYAADYLTLNYLAGIVDTTVQQLQKPDLQEVLQADLSASVILRRFTTDSLRLAAEKEIINYQYKPRVGAYADGGYNSSLQEAPYKNFGFSAGLSLVIPIYDGHQKGLKLAQVDIRERTRQTNKQYFLNQYHQQVAQLRQQLNGINLLVEKIARQIEYSHTLIVANNKLLQTGDITMRDYVIAINNYLNAQNLATLNNISRLRIVNEINYWNR; encoded by the coding sequence ATGAAATATCTCGTTAGCGTTGTACTCTTGTTGAATACACTCCTGTGCGCCGCGCAAATCCGTACCCTTGATTTTTTTCTGCAGCAGGCGGCGCAAAACAGCCCCGTTCTTAAAGACTACCAGAACCAAATTTTAATCAGCCGCATCGACAGCCAGTTGTTGCGTTCCTCATTAAGAACGCAGGTAAATTTTTTGAGCACCAACAGCATTGCGCCAAACATAAAAGGCTGGGGTTACGATCCAGCCATTACTAATTACGCCAACGTTTCGGCCATCTTTCAGGCCAATAGAAATTTCATCACGGCCAACAATCTTGCCGCGCAGTTGCGCACACTCGATTTGCAGCGAAGGGCTTTGCTCGATACCATTCAGCTTTCGCAACGCGACCTCGTGCGCACCATCACCGATCAATACATCACCGCTTACGGCGATGGCCTTGCAGCAGCCTTTACCAAAGAAGTTTTTGATTTAATGAAGGGCGAAGAAGTGATGCTGAAAAAACTGGCGGAGCAAAGCGTATTCAAGCAAACCGATTACCTGAATTTTTACGTCACAATGCAGCAGCAGGAGCTTGCGTATTTGCAGGCGCAAAATCAATACGCGGCCGATTATCTTACGCTGAATTATCTCGCCGGAATTGTTGACACGACCGTTCAACAATTGCAAAAACCCGACTTGCAGGAAGTGCTGCAGGCAGATCTTTCGGCCTCCGTTATTCTTCGCCGCTTTACGACAGACAGCCTTCGGCTCGCGGCTGAAAAAGAGATCATCAATTATCAATACAAGCCAAGAGTAGGCGCCTATGCGGACGGCGGCTACAACTCCAGCCTGCAGGAAGCGCCGTACAAAAACTTTGGTTTTAGTGCGGGCCTTAGCCTGGTCATTCCCATTTACGACGGGCATCAAAAAGGATTAAAGCTGGCGCAGGTGGACATTCGCGAACGTACAAGGCAGACAAACAAACAATATTTTTTGAACCAATACCATCAACAGGTGGCGCAACTGCGGCAGCAACTCAACGGCATCAATTTGCTGGTGGAAAAAATAGCCAGGCAAATTGAGTATTCCCACACGCTGATCGTTGCTAACAATAAGCTCTTGCAAACCGGCGACATCACGATGCGTGATTACGTCATCGCCATCAACAATTATTTGAACGCACAAAACTTAGCCACGCTGAACAACATCAGCCGTTTGCGCATCGTGAACGAAATAAATTATTGGAACCGTTAA
- a CDS encoding PepSY-like domain-containing protein encodes MKRIFFVFVVSSACTTAFSQKLASTKVPQAVKEGFAKAHPNTAATWEWEDANYEANFKEGGKTMSCVIDKRGTILETESPVTFNELPAGAKNYVTQHEKGGKIKEVAKIAKANGAINYEVNVQGKDILFDANGTRIEKPKEKKEKD; translated from the coding sequence ATGAAAAGAATATTTTTTGTCTTCGTTGTATCGTCCGCTTGCACAACGGCCTTTTCGCAAAAGCTTGCGTCAACAAAAGTGCCGCAAGCCGTAAAAGAAGGCTTCGCAAAAGCGCATCCAAACACCGCCGCCACATGGGAATGGGAAGACGCGAATTATGAGGCCAATTTTAAGGAAGGCGGAAAGACCATGTCTTGCGTGATTGACAAGCGGGGAACAATTCTTGAAACCGAATCTCCCGTTACCTTTAACGAACTCCCGGCCGGTGCAAAAAATTACGTGACACAACACGAAAAAGGGGGGAAGATCAAAGAGGTCGCAAAAATTGCGAAGGCAAACGGTGCGATCAATTATGAAGTGAACGTGCAGGGCAAAGACATTTTGTTTGACGCCAACGGAACCCGCATCGAAAAGCCAAAAGAGAAAAAAGAAAAAGACTGA
- a CDS encoding phosphatase PAP2 family protein gives MASKEKIAQNTKSLSIRLLFVAGIFLLALAVFAFIADEMVLENENYLDQVVFAHLKELTNPFMTKLMVAVTFFGSSYFLFPAYILLILYFLFLKKNKQLSWNIAAVGITSTVILFSLKAIFHRHRPLDPLVQNVNGFSFPSGHSFSSFTFFGLLIYILWHYPMSAALRWTLTIFFFFFACAIAFSRVYLHVHYASDVIAGFCLCLVWLGLSFWLLEKLGRTAFKKTN, from the coding sequence ATGGCAAGCAAAGAAAAGATAGCGCAAAACACCAAGAGCCTTTCGATACGCCTTTTGTTTGTTGCCGGCATTTTTTTGCTGGCCTTGGCCGTGTTTGCGTTTATTGCCGATGAAATGGTTTTGGAAAATGAAAATTATTTAGACCAGGTTGTGTTTGCCCATCTCAAAGAATTGACCAATCCATTTATGACGAAATTGATGGTGGCGGTTACGTTTTTTGGTTCGTCTTATTTTTTGTTTCCGGCTTATATCCTTCTCATTCTTTATTTTCTTTTCCTGAAAAAGAACAAGCAGCTTTCCTGGAACATTGCCGCAGTTGGTATTACCAGCACCGTTATTTTATTTTCGCTAAAAGCCATCTTTCACCGCCACCGGCCGCTTGATCCGCTGGTGCAAAATGTAAACGGATTTAGTTTTCCAAGCGGGCATTCCTTTTCTTCTTTTACCTTTTTCGGTTTGCTCATTTACATTCTCTGGCACTACCCAATGAGCGCCGCACTCCGATGGACATTGACGATCTTTTTTTTCTTCTTTGCCTGTGCCATTGCCTTTAGCCGTGTTTACCTGCATGTGCATTATGCCAGCGACGTAATTGCAGGCTTTTGCCTTTGTCTTGTTTGGCTTGGCCTTTCGTTTTGGCTGCTGGAAAAACTGGGACGTACGGCTTTTAAAAAGACGAACTAA